In Deltaproteobacteria bacterium, one DNA window encodes the following:
- the fdhF gene encoding formate dehydrogenase subunit alpha — MNSEQTLTINEKKVSFTPGQTLLEVARENGIDIPTLCYLDRCEPTGSCRICLVEVKGARALVASCAMPAAPGMEVQTESEAVVKARRMVIELLLASGEHNCMTCEANGECKLQDLAYRYQVETIRFSRPMEYFPMESSNPLIIRDFSKCVLCGRCVQACNEIQVNLAISFGYRGARSKIVTKGDVPLEESDCVFCGECVGVCPVGALVEKKARYKGRPWEETKIKTTCSYCGVGCQVYLHVKDGQVLRVTGVEDGLPNLGSLCVKGKFGHEFIHSKERLTTPLIRQADGFRHATWDEALDYVAKRLKEIKEKDGPDSLAGLSSASVTNEENYLMQKLVRAGFGTNNVDHCARLCHASTVTGLATVFGSGAMTNSIAEIEDADVILVIGSNTTETHPVISTFVKRATLGKAKLIVADPRKITLTNFSEVWLRQRPGTDVALINGMINVILSEGLQDQAFIDDRTENFEDLKKAVAEYPPEKVEKITGVPAPDLIEAARIYAKAEKASILYAMGITQHTSGTDNVKALANLAMVTGNLGRPSTGVNPLRGQNNVQGACDMGALPNVYSGYQSVTDPAVKEKFEQAWGVSLPDQPGLTVVEITNAIDEGRIKGLYIMGENPLISDPDVNHVEQVLKKCEFLVVQDIFLTETARLADVVLPGTSFAEKEGTFTNTERRVSRVRQAVQPVGEARGDLEILNDLASRLGLSWTADTAEAVMAEIAALTPSYAGISYPRLEGNGLIWPCLDKDHPGTPILHVSQFTRGLGLFTPVEHREPAEPPSNDYPFTLTTGRILYQYHTGSMSRRCEPLDYLAPRCEVEINPADAAELSISDGDGVMVSSRRGEIVATARVTDIVPAKVIFIPFHYAEAAANRLTIAELDPVAKIPEFKVCAAKLEKVEEAETGEGEEAEASAQEA, encoded by the coding sequence GTGAACTCAGAGCAGACCTTAACGATCAATGAGAAGAAGGTGAGTTTCACTCCTGGTCAGACACTTTTAGAGGTGGCCAGGGAAAATGGAATTGATATCCCGACGTTATGCTATCTGGACCGCTGTGAGCCAACCGGGTCCTGCCGGATCTGCTTGGTTGAAGTCAAAGGGGCCAGAGCGCTCGTGGCCTCCTGTGCCATGCCTGCGGCCCCGGGTATGGAGGTTCAGACCGAAAGTGAAGCGGTGGTAAAGGCTCGGCGGATGGTCATTGAGCTTTTGCTTGCTTCAGGCGAGCATAACTGCATGACCTGCGAGGCCAACGGGGAATGCAAGCTCCAGGATTTGGCCTATCGCTATCAGGTGGAAACGATTCGTTTCTCCCGACCCATGGAATATTTCCCCATGGAGTCCAGTAACCCGCTCATTATCCGGGATTTCAGCAAATGCGTGCTTTGCGGCCGCTGTGTTCAGGCCTGCAATGAGATTCAGGTGAACCTGGCTATCTCGTTTGGTTATCGCGGCGCGAGGTCCAAGATTGTGACCAAAGGTGACGTTCCCCTGGAAGAGTCGGACTGCGTCTTCTGCGGCGAATGCGTCGGTGTCTGTCCGGTCGGAGCCTTGGTGGAAAAGAAGGCCCGTTACAAGGGCCGACCCTGGGAAGAAACCAAGATCAAAACCACGTGCTCATACTGCGGCGTCGGATGCCAGGTTTATCTACACGTCAAGGACGGCCAGGTCTTAAGAGTTACCGGCGTGGAAGACGGCTTGCCCAACCTGGGAAGCCTCTGCGTAAAAGGCAAGTTCGGTCATGAGTTTATTCACTCCAAAGAGCGCTTGACCACCCCGCTTATTCGTCAGGCGGATGGGTTCCGGCACGCCACCTGGGACGAGGCTCTGGATTATGTGGCCAAGCGTCTGAAAGAGATCAAGGAAAAAGATGGACCGGACAGCCTGGCCGGACTGAGCTCGGCTAGTGTCACCAATGAAGAGAACTACCTCATGCAGAAGCTGGTCAGGGCCGGCTTTGGCACGAATAACGTTGATCACTGCGCCCGTCTCTGTCACGCCTCCACCGTAACCGGTTTGGCCACTGTTTTTGGCAGCGGCGCCATGACCAACTCCATTGCTGAAATCGAAGACGCCGATGTTATCCTAGTCATCGGCTCCAACACCACCGAAACCCATCCGGTCATCAGCACGTTCGTAAAGAGAGCCACGCTTGGCAAGGCTAAACTCATCGTGGCTGATCCGCGTAAAATTACCTTGACCAATTTCTCCGAGGTCTGGCTCCGTCAGCGGCCGGGCACCGATGTGGCCCTGATCAACGGTATGATCAACGTCATCCTGTCAGAGGGGCTTCAGGATCAGGCCTTCATTGACGATCGCACCGAGAATTTCGAGGACCTTAAAAAGGCTGTGGCGGAGTATCCCCCGGAAAAGGTAGAAAAAATCACCGGCGTTCCGGCGCCTGACCTGATCGAAGCCGCCAGGATTTACGCTAAAGCCGAGAAGGCTTCCATCCTGTATGCCATGGGTATTACACAGCACACCAGTGGCACTGACAACGTAAAGGCTCTGGCCAACCTGGCCATGGTAACCGGTAACCTTGGACGCCCCTCCACCGGAGTAAACCCCTTAAGAGGCCAGAACAATGTCCAGGGGGCCTGCGACATGGGGGCATTGCCCAATGTTTACAGCGGGTACCAGAGTGTGACAGACCCGGCTGTCAAGGAAAAGTTCGAACAGGCCTGGGGTGTGTCTCTTCCTGATCAGCCCGGGCTGACCGTTGTAGAGATCACGAATGCTATTGATGAAGGCCGGATCAAGGGCCTTTACATCATGGGAGAGAATCCCCTTATCTCTGATCCGGACGTCAACCATGTCGAACAGGTCCTCAAAAAATGTGAATTTCTGGTGGTGCAGGATATCTTCCTGACCGAGACGGCCAGGCTGGCCGATGTGGTCCTCCCGGGAACCAGCTTCGCGGAAAAGGAGGGAACCTTTACCAATACCGAACGCCGCGTCTCCAGGGTGCGTCAAGCCGTGCAGCCGGTAGGGGAGGCCCGCGGTGACCTCGAAATCCTGAACGACCTGGCCTCCCGTCTGGGCCTGTCCTGGACCGCGGACACCGCCGAAGCAGTCATGGCGGAGATCGCTGCATTGACCCCGTCCTATGCCGGAATTTCTTATCCGCGCCTCGAAGGAAACGGGCTCATCTGGCCCTGCCTCGATAAGGATCATCCTGGAACTCCCATCCTCCATGTGAGCCAATTCACGCGGGGTCTGGGTCTTTTTACTCCTGTTGAGCACCGGGAGCCAGCTGAACCGCCATCTAACGATTATCCCTTCACCCTGACCACGGGCCGGATACTCTATCAATACCATACCGGCAGCATGAGCCGGCGCTGTGAGCCTCTTGATTACCTGGCGCCGCGCTGCGAGGTTGAAATCAATCCGGCCGATGCCGCAGAGCTGAGCATCAGCGACGGGGATGGGGTTATGGTCTCATCCAGACGCGGCGAGATCGTGGCTACCGCCCGGGTGACGGATATAGTCCCGGCCAAGGTCATCTTCATCCCCTTCCATTATGCGGAAGCGGCTGCCAACAGGCTGACTATTGCTGAGCTCGATCCTGTGGCCAAGATACCGGAATTCAAGGTCTGCGCCGCTAAGCTGGAAAAGGTTGAAGAGGCTGAAACCGGTGAGGGTGAGGAGGCTGAAGCCTCGGCCCAGGAAGCCTAG
- the fba gene encoding class II fructose-1,6-bisphosphate aldolase — MGLVSLKEVLEKADAEGYAVGAFNFSNLEYLTGIMEAAVENQSPVIIQTTEGAIGYAGLNLLVAMAKAAASSVPIPVVLHLDHGKDIDLIKAVIEAGYTSVMIDASDKPFAENLAVTRGVVEMAHPHGVSVEAELGRLKGLEDHIDVSESEAYLVDPDEAEEFARETEIDALAPAVGTAHGAFKYKGEPRLDFKRMERVKSVTGLPLVLHGASGVPAWVVERATRYGADLPGVKGVPDELVARAVKAGINKINVDTDLRLAGLGALRQVLSEEPTEFDPRKLLGPVRAAVKEVVQQKIALFGSAGKGRI, encoded by the coding sequence ATGGGGTTGGTCAGTTTAAAGGAAGTTCTTGAGAAGGCGGATGCTGAAGGCTATGCCGTCGGGGCTTTTAACTTTTCAAATCTGGAATACCTGACCGGGATCATGGAGGCAGCCGTGGAAAACCAGTCTCCAGTCATTATCCAGACCACCGAGGGGGCCATAGGATACGCCGGCCTGAACCTCCTGGTCGCCATGGCCAAGGCAGCCGCCTCAAGCGTTCCCATCCCGGTTGTTCTTCACCTGGATCATGGCAAGGATATTGATCTCATCAAGGCCGTGATTGAGGCCGGATACACCAGTGTCATGATTGACGCCTCGGATAAACCCTTTGCCGAAAACCTGGCTGTGACCCGGGGTGTTGTGGAGATGGCTCATCCCCACGGCGTCTCGGTTGAAGCTGAACTGGGCCGGCTTAAGGGTTTAGAAGACCATATTGACGTTTCCGAAAGCGAAGCGTACCTGGTAGACCCGGATGAGGCGGAAGAGTTTGCCCGGGAAACTGAAATTGACGCCCTCGCCCCGGCCGTGGGCACGGCTCATGGAGCTTTCAAGTACAAAGGCGAGCCCCGCCTTGACTTTAAGCGCATGGAGCGCGTCAAGTCTGTCACCGGCCTGCCTCTGGTCTTGCACGGGGCTTCCGGGGTGCCCGCTTGGGTGGTAGAAAGGGCGACACGCTATGGCGCCGATTTGCCAGGCGTAAAAGGCGTGCCAGATGAACTGGTGGCCCGGGCCGTCAAGGCTGGCATAAACAAGATCAACGTGGATACTGACCTGAGACTGGCCGGCCTGGGGGCTCTGCGCCAGGTCCTGTCCGAAGAGCCGACCGAATTCGACCCCCGCAAGCTCTTAGGGCCGGTCAGGGCCGCAGTCAAGGAAGTTGTTCAGCAAAAGATCGCTTTGTTCGGTTCGGCCGGGAAAGGGAGAATTTAA
- a CDS encoding TetR family transcriptional regulator, protein MKHLSSKKRQSEKTISRIQEVAIRFFANKGYHGTSLSDITKAANITKGALYGHFDSKKDLFLSLLSQYRLDFLNPLIEATNATPGHALDKLNGLLRFTSDFLDKNPEQLRMVIIVSADLLKAEREIEEELQNLYSDYSRLLRHLVEDGQRQGIFSLELDTDALVNAIIAFQEGSVLHSQRCQDPMDLRNYLQTCWDVMLEGFQSHGKLHDRTSSRFARRSVPSPRKKKKARGTFTLGCPTLGDDSFDPALDLSGQQLKYYSTLIYDGLMARNGENRLITGLAESYTVSEDNRALTFSLRKGVRFHNGMELTAEDVKFSIERALRPDIFLASVRVAEVTSVLVGVDIIDKYTLRFNLKRPSARLLERLSDYLLILPKAIYEQNEELLKTTGLGTGPFKLVRRQPSQSLTLEANEDYWNKSRAPSINTLIMKVIPNPGARWAALKSGEIDFAEFTGTPFVREAENEPRMKVFNCKSSEVIFFAPVGHTSEDPSTKPLTDVRVRKALTLAINRQSIVDTVFSRQGTVTPTIRFPNARGYKADRKPLPYDKGMAQQLLAEAGYPDGFDTEIHYCSTIVPPALAEVIQRMLQEVGVAAKLVNYEVSPFYRDLLIAKTMRGMTLVSYSTLNDTQIWGNYRLIATRTLNAPKAEVLMIEAEASFDEEVWDDKAAQIEETYWQEQYCIPIGAMGVITVAGPRVKEWKSYPKAAGIMSPVMDYSDLRLE, encoded by the coding sequence TTGAAGCACCTGTCTTCCAAAAAGCGACAAAGTGAAAAAACCATCTCACGCATCCAGGAGGTGGCGATACGATTTTTTGCCAACAAGGGCTATCATGGAACCTCGCTTTCTGATATCACCAAAGCGGCCAACATCACCAAAGGAGCCCTGTACGGCCACTTTGACAGTAAAAAAGACCTTTTCCTCAGTCTGCTGAGCCAATATCGGCTTGACTTCCTTAATCCCTTAATTGAAGCCACCAATGCCACACCCGGCCATGCCCTGGACAAGCTGAATGGTTTGCTCAGATTCACTTCCGACTTTTTAGATAAGAACCCTGAACAACTTCGCATGGTCATCATTGTTTCGGCTGATCTTTTAAAAGCTGAGAGAGAGATCGAGGAAGAACTTCAAAATCTATATAGCGACTATTCACGCTTGCTGCGGCATCTGGTTGAGGATGGGCAGAGACAAGGAATTTTCTCCCTGGAGTTAGATACCGATGCCTTGGTGAATGCCATCATCGCCTTTCAGGAAGGCTCAGTTTTGCATAGCCAGCGATGTCAGGACCCCATGGACCTGCGTAACTACTTACAGACCTGCTGGGACGTCATGCTTGAAGGGTTTCAATCACATGGAAAACTGCATGATAGGACCAGCTCTCGATTTGCTAGGCGGTCAGTCCCGAGCCCGAGAAAGAAAAAAAAGGCCAGAGGAACGTTTACCCTGGGATGTCCGACTCTGGGCGATGACTCATTTGATCCGGCATTAGACCTATCGGGCCAGCAGTTGAAATATTATTCTACTCTAATTTATGACGGTCTCATGGCCAGGAACGGTGAAAACAGATTAATCACAGGTTTAGCTGAGAGTTACACCGTTTCCGAGGACAACCGCGCCCTCACCTTCAGCCTGAGAAAAGGCGTTAGATTTCACAATGGCATGGAACTTACCGCTGAAGACGTTAAGTTTTCAATCGAAAGAGCGCTTCGTCCCGACATCTTTCTCGCTTCGGTTCGGGTAGCCGAAGTCACGTCTGTACTAGTGGGAGTTGACATCATTGATAAATACACCTTGCGTTTCAATTTGAAGAGACCGTCGGCACGGCTCCTTGAACGTCTTAGCGACTACCTCCTTATCTTACCCAAAGCCATTTACGAGCAGAACGAGGAACTTTTAAAGACAACCGGCCTTGGTACAGGACCGTTCAAATTAGTGAGAAGGCAACCCTCTCAGTCGCTCACACTGGAAGCCAATGAAGATTACTGGAATAAGTCTCGGGCGCCCTCAATCAATACTCTGATCATGAAGGTCATACCGAATCCAGGGGCCAGATGGGCAGCACTGAAGTCAGGGGAAATTGATTTTGCTGAATTTACTGGAACTCCCTTTGTTAGAGAAGCTGAAAATGAGCCGCGAATGAAAGTATTTAATTGCAAATCCAGCGAGGTCATATTCTTTGCCCCAGTCGGTCATACCTCGGAAGATCCTTCAACCAAGCCTCTGACGGATGTTCGGGTCCGAAAAGCACTAACTTTGGCTATTAATCGCCAATCTATCGTGGACACAGTTTTCTCAAGGCAAGGCACTGTTACACCGACGATACGATTCCCCAATGCCAGAGGTTACAAGGCGGACCGTAAGCCTCTGCCTTATGATAAAGGCATGGCTCAACAACTGCTGGCAGAAGCCGGCTACCCGGATGGATTTGACACAGAGATACATTACTGTTCAACCATAGTACCACCGGCTTTAGCAGAAGTCATTCAGCGCATGTTACAGGAGGTTGGAGTGGCCGCGAAATTGGTCAATTACGAGGTAAGTCCTTTCTATCGGGATTTACTTATAGCAAAAACTATGAGAGGTATGACGCTTGTATCCTACAGTACCTTAAACGACACGCAGATATGGGGCAACTATCGGTTAATTGCCACACGGACACTGAATGCGCCCAAGGCGGAGGTGCTGATGATAGAAGCCGAGGCTTCATTTGACGAGGAGGTTTGGGATGATAAGGCTGCTCAAATAGAAGAGACTTACTGGCAGGAACAATACTGCATCCCCATTGGGGCCATGGGCGTCATCACCGTTGCTGGCCCGAGGGTCAAAGAATGGAAAAGTTATCCGAAAGCCGCGGGGATTATGAGTCCGGTCATGGATTACTCAGATTTAAGGCTTGAGTGA
- a CDS encoding cation transporter, which yields MFSKRSLCSVRPGKGEFNLQDESSQIGQRVTLIGVAVNAFLIIIKLLAGLFGHSQALIADAIHSVSDLFTDAVVLLGLKIGRKAADEGHPFGHARFETLASAIVGLALTAAAIFIGFEAARNIYFHVEYHPTWLAVAVAAFSILIKEALYQYTIRVGRNIKSMVVTANAWHHRSDALSSVAVLAGVIGAQIRPGWHILDSYAALVVTVLILKVGLEIIYNAFRELTDTAPGPEVLNEVRRCAQSVPGVFGVHDLKVRTSGGLMQMEVHITIDGQQTVAEGHRIAKEVEACLVRDLDNLFQVIVHVDPV from the coding sequence TTGTTCAGCAAAAGATCGCTTTGTTCGGTTCGGCCGGGAAAGGGAGAATTTAACCTGCAAGATGAGTCCAGCCAGATCGGCCAGCGCGTGACCCTGATTGGGGTCGCAGTCAACGCCTTTCTGATTATCATTAAGCTTCTGGCAGGCCTGTTCGGGCACAGCCAGGCCCTCATCGCCGACGCCATCCATTCCGTGTCTGACCTTTTCACCGACGCGGTCGTCCTTCTCGGGCTGAAAATCGGTCGAAAAGCCGCTGACGAGGGGCACCCCTTTGGCCACGCCCGTTTCGAGACCCTGGCTTCAGCTATAGTTGGACTAGCCTTGACTGCCGCAGCTATTTTCATCGGGTTTGAAGCGGCTCGGAATATTTATTTTCATGTTGAATACCATCCTACCTGGCTGGCTGTGGCTGTAGCCGCCTTCTCCATCCTCATCAAGGAAGCACTCTACCAATACACCATACGGGTGGGGCGAAATATCAAGAGCATGGTGGTCACGGCCAACGCCTGGCATCACCGCTCAGACGCCCTGTCCTCGGTAGCCGTCCTGGCAGGCGTCATCGGCGCTCAGATAAGGCCGGGCTGGCATATCCTTGACTCTTATGCCGCCCTGGTGGTGACCGTCCTGATCCTGAAGGTGGGATTGGAAATTATCTATAACGCATTTCGGGAGCTAACAGACACGGCTCCCGGGCCTGAAGTTCTGAACGAGGTCAGGCGATGCGCTCAAAGCGTTCCCGGCGTTTTCGGCGTCCACGACCTCAAAGTCCGGACCTCAGGCGGCCTGATGCAAATGGAGGTCCATATCACGATTGACGGTCAACAAACGGTAGCCGAAGGACACCGCATCGCCAAAGAGGTTGAAGCCTGCCTGGTTCGGGACCTGGATAACCTTTTTCAGGTCATTGTCCACGTTGATCCAGTTTAG
- a CDS encoding leucine--tRNA ligase → MRKYQHQAIESKWQKRWDDSKQYDVNLKEAARPFYNLMMFPYPSAEGLHVGNVFAFVGSDIQGRFHRMNGWDVFEPIGFDAFGIHSENFALKVGTHPGRLVPKNITHFRENQLKRIGNMYDWTHEVDTTSPEYYRWTQWIFIQLYKAGLAYRATAPVNWCPSCKTVLAAEQVVGGQCERCSTTVTKKDLAQWFFKTTAFAQKLLDNLEIIDWSEKTKVAQRNWIGRSDGAQVVFKLEGHDEAFEIFTTRPDTLFGVTYMVFASEHPLLDKIVTAAQRQDFETYYARVARMTEIERQAEGLEKTGVFTGGYAINPVNGERVPIWVSDYVLMGYGTGAIMAVPAHDQRDFEFATKFGLEIRTVISPDGQARPLKKAYTGKGVMINSGSFNGLDSAEGIRQVTEWLAEKKLARFQVNYRLRDWCISRQRYWGPPIPVIYCEKCGAQPVPETDLPVLLPDIEDYQPDGSGDSPLKKAPEFYHTTCPSCHGPAHRETDVSDNFLCSAWYFYRYPSTDFNDRVFDPTLTKKWLPVDLYVGGNEHAVLHLLYSRFLCMALHQIGLISFEEPFNKFVAHGIITKNGGKMSKSKGNVVIPDEFIKLYGADAFRVYLMFMGDYLEGGDFRDEGVPAMRGFLDRVWSHITGEGLDSAEPTDDETLYWLHHTAKAVTNDLKRFSYNTALARLMELLNHISRTSLKKRVVNETFVKLLAPFAPYFCEELWERLGHDKSVFKESWPDYREEYTARQTIEYVVQINGKVRAKLQMAVNLSQNEIEAKVMANERVQALTRGKEIVKKIFVPNKLVNLVVR, encoded by the coding sequence ATGAGAAAGTACCAGCACCAGGCCATTGAGTCCAAATGGCAGAAAAGGTGGGACGATTCAAAACAATACGATGTCAATCTCAAAGAGGCTGCCCGGCCGTTCTACAACCTGATGATGTTTCCCTATCCCTCGGCCGAGGGGCTGCACGTGGGTAACGTCTTTGCCTTTGTCGGGTCTGATATCCAGGGCCGCTTCCACCGCATGAACGGCTGGGACGTCTTCGAGCCTATTGGTTTTGACGCCTTTGGGATTCACTCCGAAAACTTCGCCCTCAAGGTCGGCACCCATCCGGGCAGACTCGTACCCAAAAATATAACCCACTTCCGGGAGAACCAGCTCAAGCGCATTGGTAATATGTACGACTGGACCCACGAGGTGGACACCACTTCCCCTGAATACTACCGCTGGACCCAATGGATTTTTATTCAGCTTTACAAGGCCGGCCTGGCCTACCGGGCCACGGCCCCGGTCAACTGGTGTCCTTCCTGCAAGACCGTTCTGGCCGCCGAACAGGTCGTGGGCGGCCAGTGTGAACGGTGTTCCACCACGGTCACCAAGAAGGACCTGGCCCAGTGGTTTTTCAAAACCACGGCCTTTGCCCAGAAGCTTCTGGACAACCTTGAAATAATAGACTGGTCGGAAAAGACCAAGGTCGCCCAGCGCAACTGGATCGGACGGTCGGACGGCGCCCAGGTTGTCTTCAAGCTGGAGGGGCATGATGAAGCCTTCGAGATATTCACCACCCGGCCTGACACGCTTTTCGGCGTGACTTACATGGTTTTTGCCTCGGAGCACCCCCTTTTAGATAAAATCGTCACTGCGGCGCAGCGCCAGGATTTCGAGACCTATTATGCCCGGGTGGCGAGAATGACTGAAATCGAAAGGCAGGCCGAGGGTCTGGAAAAGACCGGCGTCTTCACCGGCGGCTATGCCATCAATCCGGTCAACGGCGAGCGGGTTCCCATCTGGGTTTCCGACTACGTGCTCATGGGGTACGGCACCGGGGCCATAATGGCTGTCCCGGCCCACGATCAGCGTGACTTTGAATTCGCCACCAAATTTGGCCTTGAAATCCGAACCGTCATCTCCCCGGACGGTCAGGCTCGCCCTCTTAAGAAGGCCTATACCGGCAAGGGAGTTATGATCAACTCCGGCTCCTTCAACGGTCTTGACTCCGCCGAAGGCATCCGCCAGGTAACCGAATGGCTGGCGGAAAAAAAGCTGGCCCGCTTTCAGGTCAATTACCGTCTAAGGGATTGGTGCATCTCCCGCCAGAGATACTGGGGGCCGCCCATCCCCGTTATTTACTGTGAAAAATGCGGGGCGCAGCCGGTGCCTGAGACCGACCTGCCTGTGCTCCTGCCTGACATCGAAGACTACCAGCCCGATGGCAGCGGAGACTCGCCCCTTAAAAAAGCGCCTGAGTTCTATCACACTACCTGCCCATCCTGCCACGGACCGGCCCATCGCGAAACCGATGTCTCGGATAACTTCCTCTGCTCGGCCTGGTATTTTTATCGCTATCCGTCAACCGATTTCAACGACCGGGTCTTTGATCCAACCCTGACCAAAAAATGGCTGCCGGTTGATCTTTATGTCGGCGGTAATGAACACGCTGTGCTCCACCTGCTCTATTCCCGTTTTCTATGCATGGCCCTTCACCAGATCGGTTTGATCAGCTTCGAGGAGCCCTTCAATAAATTCGTGGCTCATGGCATCATTACCAAGAACGGCGGCAAGATGAGCAAATCCAAAGGCAATGTCGTCATTCCGGACGAATTCATCAAACTTTACGGCGCCGATGCCTTCAGGGTCTATTTGATGTTCATGGGTGACTACCTGGAGGGTGGGGACTTCAGGGACGAAGGCGTACCGGCCATGCGCGGTTTTCTGGACAGGGTCTGGAGCCACATCACCGGCGAGGGATTGGATTCGGCCGAACCGACCGATGATGAGACCCTGTACTGGCTTCACCATACCGCCAAGGCGGTCACGAACGACCTCAAACGCTTTTCTTACAACACCGCCCTGGCCCGGCTCATGGAACTCCTCAATCATATCTCCCGGACATCCCTTAAAAAGCGGGTGGTGAACGAAACATTCGTCAAGCTCCTGGCCCCCTTTGCCCCTTATTTCTGTGAGGAGTTGTGGGAGCGCCTTGGGCACGATAAAAGTGTCTTTAAGGAGTCCTGGCCCGATTACCGGGAAGAGTACACGGCTCGCCAGACGATTGAATACGTGGTTCAGATCAATGGCAAGGTGCGGGCCAAGCTCCAGATGGCCGTCAATCTGAGCCAGAATGAGATCGAAGCGAAGGTCATGGCCAATGAAAGGGTTCAAGCGCTCACCAGGGGAAAAGAGATCGTCAAAAAGATATTTGTTCCCAACAAACTGGTGAACCTGGTGGTCAGATAA
- a CDS encoding TVP38/TMEM64 family protein: MNRWGWALLLVLAVAVLAAVFVLSPLGAWIWRMNDLLTDKEGARAYILSFQPFAIFFYIGLQVIQVVMALIPGELTGFLGGFIFGAGPGFLYSIIGLTLGSALAVSIGRAFERVFVEKIIPARILDKFEAQVDRWGLLTVFIFYLIPGAPKDYMCYLIGLSRLPLLPFIIVSSIARMPATLVLNLQGAKVFEGDWTFLVLLTLAALIVLIPLLIFSSRIQRYFGVKGV, translated from the coding sequence ATGAACCGTTGGGGCTGGGCCCTCCTGCTGGTGCTGGCTGTGGCCGTCCTGGCGGCCGTCTTCGTCCTGAGCCCGCTCGGCGCCTGGATCTGGCGGATGAACGATCTCCTGACCGATAAGGAAGGGGCCAGAGCTTACATCCTTTCTTTTCAGCCCTTTGCGATCTTTTTTTATATCGGCCTCCAGGTGATACAGGTCGTCATGGCCCTTATTCCGGGCGAACTGACCGGCTTTTTGGGTGGATTCATTTTTGGTGCTGGCCCGGGCTTTCTATATTCCATCATCGGCTTAACCCTGGGCTCTGCTCTGGCCGTTTCCATCGGCCGGGCCTTTGAGCGGGTCTTTGTGGAAAAGATCATTCCGGCCAGGATTTTAGATAAATTCGAAGCTCAAGTTGATCGGTGGGGTCTGCTGACCGTTTTTATTTTCTACCTCATTCCGGGCGCGCCCAAGGACTACATGTGCTACCTCATCGGTCTGTCACGTCTGCCGCTGCTGCCTTTTATCATCGTCTCTTCGATTGCCCGCATGCCTGCCACGCTGGTCCTTAACCTTCAGGGGGCCAAGGTGTTTGAAGGTGACTGGACCTTCCTGGTTCTGCTGACCCTGGCCGCCCTGATCGTCCTCATCCCTCTTCTTATCTTTAGCAGCCGCATCCAGAGGTATTTTGGCGTCAAGGGAGTGTAA